The Patagioenas fasciata isolate bPatFas1 chromosome 3, bPatFas1.hap1, whole genome shotgun sequence genome contains a region encoding:
- the GDF7 gene encoding growth/differentiation factor 7, translating into MRLRAAAALCLCLLGACRLRRGLEAAAVRGPSAAVPQRPSAAAAPSSSSASSSSSAAASPFSSPPRRDGALRNGTVVPHHYMVALYQRLAARRAPAGRRADTVTGFAERARSDASPYAYEQRYLFDISSLPEAEEVTSAELRVLRALPENRSLALSPEGTFHHLLLSTCPSQDSEEPRLLDSRAADILDTGSSRWEVFDVWEALRDRRERSPPGKLLCFLLRIISDQSGQLLPPWQLGFSKPRPQPHERALLVAFSRTQRKENLFKEIRDKIKALGSPPFLEPPDPGQEVYPKRRKRRTTIATRSGGRGQGKKAKTRCSRKPLHVNFKELGWDDWIIAPLDYEAYHCEGVCDFPLRSHLEPTNHAIIQTLMNSMDPESTPPSCCVPSKLSPISILYIDSGNNVVYKQYEDMVVETCGCR; encoded by the exons ATGCgcctccgcgccgccgccgccctctGCCTCTGCCTGCTGGGCGCCTGCCGCCTCCGCCGCGGGCTGGAGGCCGCCGCCGTGCGCGGCCCGTCGGCGGCCGTTCCCCAGCGACCCTCGGCAGCAGCcgcgccttcctcctcctccgcctcctcctcctcctccgccgccgcctcccccttctcctccccgccGCGGAGGGACGGGGCTCTCCGCAACGGCACCGTGGTGCCGCACCACTACATGGTGGCCCTCTACCAGCGCCTGGCCGCCCGCCGCGCACCCGCTGGCCGCCGCGCCGACACGGTGACGGGCTTCGCGGAGCGGGCGCGCAGCG ATGCCTCCCCATATGCCTATGAGCAGCGATACCTCTTCGATATCTCCAGCCTGCCCGAGGCGGAGGAGGTGACAAGTGCAGAACTGCGGGTCCTGCGCGCCCTCCCTGAAAACCGGAGCTTGGCCCTGTCCCCCGAAGGCACcttccaccacctcctcctctccACCTGCCCAAGCCAGGACAGCGAGGAGCCCCGGCTGCTGGACTCCAGGGCTGCAGACATTTTGGACACGGGCTCTTCCAGATGGGAGGTGTTTGATGTCTGGGAAGCCCTGCGGGATCGGAGGGAGAGATCTCCCCCAGGcaagctgctgtgcttcttgctgAGGATCATCTCGGATCAGTCGGGGCAGCTTCTGCCCCCCTGGCAGCTGGGGTTCAGCAAACCCCGGCCGCAGCCCCACGAGAGAGCCCTGCTCGTGGCCTTCTCCCGCACCcaaaggaaggagaacctcttcaAGGAGATCCGGGATAAGATCAAGGCCCTGGGCAGCCCCCCCTTCCTGGAGCCCCCTGATCCCGGCCAGGAGGTGTACCCCAAGCGGAGGAAGAGACGGACGACCATTGCCACCCGGTCTGGGGGCAGAGGCCAAGGGAAGAAGGCAAAGACCCGCTGCAGCAGGAAGCCCTTGCACGTGAACTTcaaggagctgggctgggacGACTGGATAATCGCCCCCCTGGATTATGAGGCGTATCACTGTGAGGGGGTGTGCGACTTCCCCCTGCGCTCCCACCTAGAGCCCACCAACCACGCCATCATCCAGACCCTGATGAACTCCATGGACCCGGAGTCCACCCCCCCCAGCTGCTGCGTGCCCTCCAAGCTTAGCCCCATCAGCATTCTCTACATAGACTCCGGGAACAATGTGGTTTACAAACAGTATGAGGACATGGTTGTGGAGACGTGTGGCTGCAGGTAG